One Gossypium raimondii isolate GPD5lz chromosome 3, ASM2569854v1, whole genome shotgun sequence genomic window carries:
- the LOC105794234 gene encoding probable methyltransferase PMT5 isoform X1 has protein sequence MRSPWLNKLSVILGPRPPVSWLFLCVVSLLALITVFGSSSSSSFDSVTSTWVPESYKNYRRLKEQAAVDYFELRTLSSGASRQRELGFCGKERENYVPCYNVTANLLFGFKDGEEFDRHCEVVGQGKWCLIRPPKDYKTPLQWPAGRDVIWSGNVKITKDQFLSSGSMTKRMMLLEENQIAFQSDAGLTFDGVKDYSRQIAEMMGLGSDSEFLQAGVRTVLDIGCGFGSFGAHLVSIKLMALCIAGYEATGSQVQLALERGLPAMIGNFITRQLPYPSFSFDMVHCAQCGIPWDKKEGMLLIEVDRLLKPGGYFVLTSPKSKPHGSATGTKIRNMLTPLEQFPEKICWSLIAQQDETFIWQKTVDAQCYSSRKQTDVPLCKGHDASYYQALSPCIIGPSSKRWIPIQNRSSSSELSSAELALHGVSPEDFFEDLQGWKLALKNYWSLLTPLIFSDHPKRPGAEDPLPPFNMVRNVMDMNAHYGGLNAAFLEEKKSVWVMNVVPVTSRNMLPLILDRGFPGVLHDWCEPFPTYPRTYDMLHANGLLSHLSSERCSLMDLFVEMDRILRPEGWAVLYDKLGAIELARAHATQIRWGARVIDLQNGSDQRLLICQKPFLTK, from the exons ATGAGAAGCCCCTGGCTCAATAAACTATCTGTCATTCTAGGCCCTAGACCGCCAGTCAGTTGGTTGTTCTTGTGCGTTGTCAGTTTGCTTGCGCTGATTACAGTCTTTGGATCATCGTCTTCTAGTTCTTTTGACTCTGTAACCTCCACTTGGGTACCTGagagttataaaaattatagaaggCTAAAGGAGCAAGCTGCAGTTGATTATTTTGAGCTTAGAACTCTTTCATCAGGTGCTAGTCGCCAAAGGGAGCTTGGCTTTTGTGGCAAAGAAAGAGAGAATTATGTTCCTTGTTACAACGTGACAGCAAATCTTTTATTTGGGTTTAAAGATGGAGAGGAATTTGATCGACATTGTGAAGTAGTAGGGCAAGGGAAGTGGTGTCTAATTCGCCCTCCTAAGGATTATAAGACTCCACTTCAATGGCCTGCTGGTAGGGATGTGATATGGAGCGGAAATGTCAAGATAACTAAAGACCAATTCCTTTCTTCTGGAAGCATGACAAAGAG AATGATGTTGCTAGAAGAGAATCAAATTGCTTTTCAGTCTGATGCTGGCTTAACCTTTGACGGTGTCAAAGATTATTCTCGCCAGATCGCAGAGATGATGGGACTAGGAAGTGACTCTGAATTTTTACAAGCTGGG GTACGCACTGTGCTTGATATTGGCTGTGGATTTGGAAGTTTTGGAGCTCATTTAGTTTCAATAAAGTTGATGGCTCTTTGTATTGCTGGATATGAGGCAACTGGAAGCCAAGTTCAGTTAGCTCTTGAGAGAGGTCTTCCAGCAATGATTGGCAATTTCATAACAAGACAACTGCCATATCCATCATTTTCATTTGACATGGTTCATTGTGCTCAATGTGGTATCCCTTGGGACAAGAAAG AGGGGATGCTTCTCATAGAAGTAGATCGGTTACTCAAACCTGGAGGTTATTTTGTTTTAACCTCACCCAAAAGTAAGCCACATGGAAGTGCAACAGGTACAAAGATAAGAAACATGCTAACACCACTGGAACAATTCCCTGAAAAAATTTGTTGGAGTCTTATTGCTCAGCAGGATGAGACTTTCATCTGGCAGAAAACTGTTGATGCTCAGTGCTATTCTTCTCG CAAGCAGACTGATGTACCCCTTTGCAAAGGACATGATGCTTCCTATTATCAGGCCTTGAGCCCATGCATTATTGGACCTTCCAGCAAACGCTGGATTCCTATTCAGAACAGGTCCTCTAGCTCAGAATTGAGCTCTGCGGAGCTTGCACTTCAT GGAGTCAGTCCAGAAGATTTCTTTGAAGACTTGCAAGGTTGGAAATTAGCTTTAAAAAACTATTGGTCTTTGCTTACTCCATTAATTTTCTCTGATCATCCCAAGAGGCCAGGTGCTGAAGATCCATTGCCTCCATTTAATATGGTACGCAATGTGATGGACATGAATGCTCATTATGGGGGTTTAAATGCTGCATTCCTGGAGGAAAAGAAATCAGTGTGGGTGATGAATGTGGTGCCTGTTACGTCACGTAATATGCTACCTCTTATTCTTGACCGAGGTTTTCCCGGTGTTTTGCACGACTG GTGTGAACCCTTCCCAACATATCCTCGAACATATGACATGCTTCATGCAAATGGGCTCCTCTCACATCTCTCTTCAGAGAGGTGCAGTTTGATGGACTTGTTTGTAGAGATGGACCGAATCCTGCGTCCTGAG GGTTGGGCTGTGCTTTATGATAAATTAGGAGCTATAGAGTTGGCACGTGCACATGCTACACAGATACGATGGGGTGCAAGAGTGATCGACCTTCAGAATGGTAGTGATCAGAGGCTACTGATTTGTCAGAAACCATTTTTGACAAAATGA
- the LOC105794234 gene encoding probable methyltransferase PMT5 isoform X2, whose protein sequence is MRSPWLNKLSVILGPRPPVSWLFLCVVSLLALITVFGSSSSSSFDSVTSTWVPESYKNYRRLKEQAAVDYFELRTLSSGASRQRELGFCGKERENYVPCYNVTANLLFGFKDGEEFDRHCEVVGQGKWCLIRPPKDYKTPLQWPAGRDVIWSGNVKITKDQFLSSGSMTKRMMLLEENQIAFQSDAGLTFDGVKDYSRQIAEMMGLGSDSEFLQAGVRTVLDIGCGFGSFGAHLVSIKLMALCIAGYEATGSQVQLALERGLPAMIGNFITRQLPYPSFSFDMVHCAQCGIPWDKKEGMLLIEVDRLLKPGGYFVLTSPKSKPHGSATGTKIRNMLTPLEQFPEKICWSLIAQQDETFIWQKTVDAQCYSSRKQTDVPLCKGHDASYYQALSPCIIGPSSKRWIPIQNRSSSSELSSAELALHGVSPEDFFEDLQGAEDPLPPFNMVRNVMDMNAHYGGLNAAFLEEKKSVWVMNVVPVTSRNMLPLILDRGFPGVLHDWCEPFPTYPRTYDMLHANGLLSHLSSERCSLMDLFVEMDRILRPEGWAVLYDKLGAIELARAHATQIRWGARVIDLQNGSDQRLLICQKPFLTK, encoded by the exons ATGAGAAGCCCCTGGCTCAATAAACTATCTGTCATTCTAGGCCCTAGACCGCCAGTCAGTTGGTTGTTCTTGTGCGTTGTCAGTTTGCTTGCGCTGATTACAGTCTTTGGATCATCGTCTTCTAGTTCTTTTGACTCTGTAACCTCCACTTGGGTACCTGagagttataaaaattatagaaggCTAAAGGAGCAAGCTGCAGTTGATTATTTTGAGCTTAGAACTCTTTCATCAGGTGCTAGTCGCCAAAGGGAGCTTGGCTTTTGTGGCAAAGAAAGAGAGAATTATGTTCCTTGTTACAACGTGACAGCAAATCTTTTATTTGGGTTTAAAGATGGAGAGGAATTTGATCGACATTGTGAAGTAGTAGGGCAAGGGAAGTGGTGTCTAATTCGCCCTCCTAAGGATTATAAGACTCCACTTCAATGGCCTGCTGGTAGGGATGTGATATGGAGCGGAAATGTCAAGATAACTAAAGACCAATTCCTTTCTTCTGGAAGCATGACAAAGAG AATGATGTTGCTAGAAGAGAATCAAATTGCTTTTCAGTCTGATGCTGGCTTAACCTTTGACGGTGTCAAAGATTATTCTCGCCAGATCGCAGAGATGATGGGACTAGGAAGTGACTCTGAATTTTTACAAGCTGGG GTACGCACTGTGCTTGATATTGGCTGTGGATTTGGAAGTTTTGGAGCTCATTTAGTTTCAATAAAGTTGATGGCTCTTTGTATTGCTGGATATGAGGCAACTGGAAGCCAAGTTCAGTTAGCTCTTGAGAGAGGTCTTCCAGCAATGATTGGCAATTTCATAACAAGACAACTGCCATATCCATCATTTTCATTTGACATGGTTCATTGTGCTCAATGTGGTATCCCTTGGGACAAGAAAG AGGGGATGCTTCTCATAGAAGTAGATCGGTTACTCAAACCTGGAGGTTATTTTGTTTTAACCTCACCCAAAAGTAAGCCACATGGAAGTGCAACAGGTACAAAGATAAGAAACATGCTAACACCACTGGAACAATTCCCTGAAAAAATTTGTTGGAGTCTTATTGCTCAGCAGGATGAGACTTTCATCTGGCAGAAAACTGTTGATGCTCAGTGCTATTCTTCTCG CAAGCAGACTGATGTACCCCTTTGCAAAGGACATGATGCTTCCTATTATCAGGCCTTGAGCCCATGCATTATTGGACCTTCCAGCAAACGCTGGATTCCTATTCAGAACAGGTCCTCTAGCTCAGAATTGAGCTCTGCGGAGCTTGCACTTCAT GGAGTCAGTCCAGAAGATTTCTTTGAAGACTTGCAAG GTGCTGAAGATCCATTGCCTCCATTTAATATGGTACGCAATGTGATGGACATGAATGCTCATTATGGGGGTTTAAATGCTGCATTCCTGGAGGAAAAGAAATCAGTGTGGGTGATGAATGTGGTGCCTGTTACGTCACGTAATATGCTACCTCTTATTCTTGACCGAGGTTTTCCCGGTGTTTTGCACGACTG GTGTGAACCCTTCCCAACATATCCTCGAACATATGACATGCTTCATGCAAATGGGCTCCTCTCACATCTCTCTTCAGAGAGGTGCAGTTTGATGGACTTGTTTGTAGAGATGGACCGAATCCTGCGTCCTGAG GGTTGGGCTGTGCTTTATGATAAATTAGGAGCTATAGAGTTGGCACGTGCACATGCTACACAGATACGATGGGGTGCAAGAGTGATCGACCTTCAGAATGGTAGTGATCAGAGGCTACTGATTTGTCAGAAACCATTTTTGACAAAATGA
- the LOC105794234 gene encoding probable methyltransferase PMT5 isoform X3, translated as MRSPWLNKLSVILGPRPPVSWLFLCVVSLLALITVFGSSSSSSFDSVTSTWVPESYKNYRRLKEQAAVDYFELRTLSSGASRQRELGFCGKERENYVPCYNVTANLLFGFKDGEEFDRHCEVVGQGKWCLIRPPKDYKTPLQWPAGRDVIWSGNVKITKDQFLSSGSMTKRMMLLEENQIAFQSDAGLTFDGVKDYSRQIAEMMGLGSDSEFLQAGVRTVLDIGCGFGSFGAHLVSIKLMALCIAGYEATGSQVQLALERGLPAMIGNFITRQLPYPSFSFDMVHCAQCGIPWDKKEGMLLIEVDRLLKPGGYFVLTSPKSKPHGSATGTKIRNMLTPLEQFPEKICWSLIAQQDETFIWQKTVDAQCYSSRKQTDVPLCKGHDASYYQALSPCIIGPSSKRWIPIQNRSSSSELSSAELALHGKSQSRRFL; from the exons ATGAGAAGCCCCTGGCTCAATAAACTATCTGTCATTCTAGGCCCTAGACCGCCAGTCAGTTGGTTGTTCTTGTGCGTTGTCAGTTTGCTTGCGCTGATTACAGTCTTTGGATCATCGTCTTCTAGTTCTTTTGACTCTGTAACCTCCACTTGGGTACCTGagagttataaaaattatagaaggCTAAAGGAGCAAGCTGCAGTTGATTATTTTGAGCTTAGAACTCTTTCATCAGGTGCTAGTCGCCAAAGGGAGCTTGGCTTTTGTGGCAAAGAAAGAGAGAATTATGTTCCTTGTTACAACGTGACAGCAAATCTTTTATTTGGGTTTAAAGATGGAGAGGAATTTGATCGACATTGTGAAGTAGTAGGGCAAGGGAAGTGGTGTCTAATTCGCCCTCCTAAGGATTATAAGACTCCACTTCAATGGCCTGCTGGTAGGGATGTGATATGGAGCGGAAATGTCAAGATAACTAAAGACCAATTCCTTTCTTCTGGAAGCATGACAAAGAG AATGATGTTGCTAGAAGAGAATCAAATTGCTTTTCAGTCTGATGCTGGCTTAACCTTTGACGGTGTCAAAGATTATTCTCGCCAGATCGCAGAGATGATGGGACTAGGAAGTGACTCTGAATTTTTACAAGCTGGG GTACGCACTGTGCTTGATATTGGCTGTGGATTTGGAAGTTTTGGAGCTCATTTAGTTTCAATAAAGTTGATGGCTCTTTGTATTGCTGGATATGAGGCAACTGGAAGCCAAGTTCAGTTAGCTCTTGAGAGAGGTCTTCCAGCAATGATTGGCAATTTCATAACAAGACAACTGCCATATCCATCATTTTCATTTGACATGGTTCATTGTGCTCAATGTGGTATCCCTTGGGACAAGAAAG AGGGGATGCTTCTCATAGAAGTAGATCGGTTACTCAAACCTGGAGGTTATTTTGTTTTAACCTCACCCAAAAGTAAGCCACATGGAAGTGCAACAGGTACAAAGATAAGAAACATGCTAACACCACTGGAACAATTCCCTGAAAAAATTTGTTGGAGTCTTATTGCTCAGCAGGATGAGACTTTCATCTGGCAGAAAACTGTTGATGCTCAGTGCTATTCTTCTCG CAAGCAGACTGATGTACCCCTTTGCAAAGGACATGATGCTTCCTATTATCAGGCCTTGAGCCCATGCATTATTGGACCTTCCAGCAAACGCTGGATTCCTATTCAGAACAGGTCCTCTAGCTCAGAATTGAGCTCTGCGGAGCTTGCACTTCATGGAAA GAGTCAGTCCAGAAGATTTCTTTGA